The following DNA comes from Pomacea canaliculata isolate SZHN2017 linkage group LG10, ASM307304v1, whole genome shotgun sequence.
TCCAAAAGATGACCCAGCTGCGGAATAGGTTCGTGACTCCGTGGAAGTGAGAGAAGACGGTTACCGCCCTCGCAACAGCAGACCTGAAGATAGTGAAAGCTCAAATACTTTCATTCCCCAACCGTAAGGTTACAAGACtacctctctcctccctccttcctccatTTTTTGAGGAAGGGTTAGGTCACTCTCTCGCTCCTCGTCGCCTTCCCTTCACTGCCATTCCCTCTTacttcctctttctgtcttcctccttccctttgcctcttctcttcctccctcaGTCCcgatgtggtgtgtgtggttggtggggtgggtgccacacacacagcacaggcTCGCAACACCGCCATAAAATAACCGTCATtatgatggggtgggggagataCCTGCATTCCAGAAAAACCTGCAGGAAGTCAGTGCTATACCTGTTATCTGTGATTAAAGATGCAGGTGTTTATCGTCGAGGCAGCAGGCGTCTGATACTTTAACGGTTCTTGAAGGAAAAGAGCTCTTACTCTCCCTCGTCGAGTTCGATAACCAGCAGTGTTCGGGAGGTCTGTGGGCGGAAACACTGCACTCGACTGCTGGCAGTTCGCTAATGCTGATTGCTTCTCCATTTGTCCCGTTCTACCCTACACCTCCCCCCGACCTGAGCAGTTAGTCTTCTGACATAGGCTCTGACTGAAGTAGGAGaggtttgatttaaaaaattggGAATGGAGAGCGATTTGTGGATTTTGGTGTTTGTgggtttgttgtttatgttttcaatTCCAAGACTGATATTTTcctggagttttttttttttcatttgtgtgtgtgttcacatacAGTGCACATAGATTTGCCTCAATGCGTTCATGCATCAAATGtcgaaaaaaaagttaatgtaaAAGAGCTCAAATTTTTGTGACAAACTTTTTTCAGTAAATAGATTGTCATCAGATCACCTGCAATTATCAGTGGAGGTAAAAAGCTTTTTTGTGCGCCTGTCGAACTTCTTAGTTAATTTGAAAAGTATCACAGGAGCATGACAGGTGAATGACCTGCATACGTGGATCAAGACGGGTTTcggtttatgtgtgtgtgcacgcgcgcactTGTACATCCCTCGGTGTTGAAAAAgcaataatgacaataataacaataatgactTCTGCATATGTAACACTGCCGACAATGACAGTAGCAATAAGTATCATGACAACGCGGGTCATTTTTCTGTCGGGTAGGTGGGGTTAGGGATGGCGGGGATGCTTAGCAAACCATCTCAACTGTCAACGCTGTCGCAAAACTTTCCATTTTTGAATGGAATGCACTCAAGAAACAGACCATCTGACCAGGTAGAACTAACTCAGAACAAGCGctcaccaaaaaaataaaaggaaaataaatataccCATGAGACAGTGAGAAGGCTATCCTCCGTTGACAGCCTCTCAAGGTCTGTAGAAGACATGCACTGAGCGGCTTCACGCTTCAACATCGCATTTCAAGACCTTGAGTGTGTTTTCTGTCCTTGCTGTCCCCCTGCCACCTGATTCATCGCTGCCTCCTGCATCGCCTGTCGTGTTGGTGGCTTCCTCAAGTTAATCAAGTCAGGGAACCGTATCGCCTGCTCCTCCTGCGTGCATGTCAGGCTCCCTCCCGcctcacacagacacaatcaGCAGCCTGGAAACATTCCTTCTATCGTATGCATGGGTCCTGTGGGGATGTTTTTTGTTCATGTCAGACAACTTGTCGCCTTTTTCAAACAGCTTAGCATTTGCTTGCTTTTGGTTGCATGCGTACTCACATGGACCGTGCCTTCATGTTCTGCAGTCCACGAGTCTTGCTCTGTAGAGACAATGGTTCGTTTCTTGTtttggggttgttgtttttttatttatttaatttttttacctgCTTGCAGGTTTTGTCTTGTTGACAAGGCCTGTAGTCCCGGCTACTGGCGAGAGGTGTATAATTATGGACTGAGGAAGTCATTTTGTTGTCAACGTGTTGCAGTCGAAGGTCGCTTGTTCGATTTCCACTCGAACAAGTCCCCACCCCACTCCTCTGCCCATCTTTGAATTCCTTCTGATCTCTCAGAACTGTTTGGAGGAGAGGGTTGGGGTCCGTGTCCTACATGCGGTGAACCACTCTCCCTTCACTGCTAGCAACCTCTTTGCCATTTGTTGGCCTGACTACGTTATCTTCGTCCTCAATAAAACCAGGTTAAACCGTTTGCCTGATTGATGACTTCCGGTGGTCTCTAAAGGTGCCGTTATGTGCAAGTTTCTCTTTGTCCTGAAAAAGTCAGCCACCTTCTCCAAGTCATCGTTTCGTGATATCGGAATGTTGTCTTTCTGCAATCGGAATGTCGTTTGCAATCGCCATGTCGTTTAAAAAAACCGTCAAATTACGATCACTTAAGGACTTAGCGTTGGTGCTGTGTTTTCCCATCTTACTGTGGCCACCTTAGCAAGGTGCTCTATGGCATCAATACTGACTCACACCACCCACGGGATCCCAAGCTGTTACGAAGTGAAAACCACTCGAGTCTGCCATTTAAACTTTGTAGAGTACTATAGGAAAACAATGTATCTGTAAGGCACGTCTGCGTGTGTTGTCCGTGTGCAAAGGTTTTCGTTGCTATACAGGATAACAAAGATAACCTATCTGGTTTTGCCTCTAGACAATATATTTTTGCGTTTGGGTCAGCCAGAAATAGATTGAAGTTTCTTAGCGATAAATCCAAGTATGCTGGTGAAAGGGGGACCCGATAATCTGAGGAGGTTTTTTTCCATCAAAAGGATGTCAACAATGAGTTTCAGGAACACaatcaaagaattaaaatcaCGAACAGAACGACAATGTTGATGGGGAAGGAAGAGagacaataaaatgttataatCATGGAGCAGGTCGAACGCCATGTCAGCTAGTTTTACtcataaattcatttatttatttgctccGTGAAACTGTATCTTTAGATTGTTAGCGCCATAGCATGTTTTGCACTCTGGATGCTGCAACATCATCAGTTGCTTGCGATTTACGTGCAGGAGTTTCGATGGTATTTCACTATTTTGAGAAAATATCGGACTAGAGGAAACACAAATGGTTTTTACGGACGCTCCAGACCGGAATTACTTCATGTTCTTATCCttcttccattctctctctctcagctttGTGACCACgctggctgtttggctgtttaaGTCATCACATCCCTTCGTCCTACCCTCCCCACCACACCCCTCACCCGCCAACTCGTCCTGTCAACAGACGTTGCGAGGGAAAAGGACGTTTCTCTGTTTCCCATTCTTTCTGAAATTCGAAGATGCATTCTTGTTTGCGCCGATCTTGCAAATGCAGTTGACATACAGCAGAAGGCAGGGGGCGCTAGTGTCTGCGGAAAACAGGTCCCGCTGCTTGTCCTCGCCCTTCCAAAGCGGAGCGTCTCCAGCCCAACGGCGACCTCTGACGGCGTTTGCACAAACTGCTGTAACCCCTCGCTCATCACTTTCTGACCTCGGCGCGTCCTGTTTCCCAaaccctcccaccaccaccaccacaggaGAACCACCACGTTAGCCTGGGAATAATCCAAGTGGATAACTTTACAACCCGAGTCACCACCCGACTGTGGCGTCAAGAATGACCGGGTGTGAATAGTAAAATACAATGGAACAAAATATCAGATTTTACATCTTCAGAAATATCTTGCCTTTTATATCTGTTGTAAATCTGTTAAAGTCCAACACGCTGATGTCCTCAGTGTTGAGGTCTCTTGTTTCGATCTAGCATTTAGAGAAAAACTATTAGCGTTTTGCCTGTAAACTTACATGTTGTAGAAGCATAATAAAGTTAACTTATATAGCCCTGTATCCCGACCCCTGTGCGCAAGATCATGAAGCTTTACAAAGaatctcacacatacacatgcaacataacacataaacacattgtCTATAGAATGTCATGTGGGATGATGAAACATATGTAGCCAGCAGTTGCTCCTAGCTCCAtctcatttgaaaaactgtaatccAGACTGCACGTGCTTCTATCCACACCACAGTTCCAGTCATAGAATGGATCAAATAGGTGCCacccttttatatttttattattatttgttttactgctTAATGCCTGCAGAATGTCTCATTGAATAAAACATAACAAGTTCACAAGCTGTCGGAAGATAAGCAAATCCACCGATACAATACTTTCAAGACGTTCAACTATTATGAGTTGCAAGTCTTTATACTGTCATATATCTCTGTGGTCTGGTGCCTTATGAATTGTCTAGAATCTTCTGAAGAAAATTGTATCATGGAATATGgttttctgcttctttctgCAACTCTCAGATCTGTCTTCTGCAAAAATGTAGCTGAACTCAGGTTGACTGGTTTTCACGAACCTGTATTCATGACTGCTGTGTACAGGCCAAGAAACGGGAAGAACTGTTCGACGCCCAGAAGCGACTGGAAGCCCGCTTGCGAGAAGAAGAGGATGAACTTTTTAAAACGTTCCACGAGGAGAGGCAGAGCGCGAAGACCGCCATTTCTCGCGAGATCGACCAGGAATGGGAGCAACGCCTGCAGGAGCTGACCAACAAGTATGTTacggagaagaagaaaaaaatgaaggacacTGATCGGAAGGTAAGTTTACTAATGAtcaaaattgttcttttttagttttattcctctttattttcctccttcctACCTTCCGTCTTTTAtccctcccttctttttttcccactctgcagggcttctgcttacgcaaaaaattgcgtacagtacgcattaaaagttcggaggaccccttcaatttccgtcaatggggtcccattcaaatttgggcgaagaacagggaccccttaaaaatctgaagaagggttccctgggaccccaaagaatttagccttagcagaagccctcagttactcttcatattttcttctttcttcattttgcaTATCGCTTTTGTGCTTTTATATGCATGTGTTACATTTTTGGGgtatcaattttttttgtttttttggtcgacataaattttgttttggttaatCATTCTCTCTCACCCCTCACCTTTCGTCTCTTTCAAACAATCCACTGAATATCTCTATCGACTAACAAAGTTCTCAAGACTGTACTCGATGTTGCctacagctgatgacagttcagTTCGAGAACGAGAAGCAAAATCTAGAGAAGACGATGACTCTGAAGAGAGAGAAGATCACCAAGACGGCCACACTGCGCCTGCGCGAGAGGGAGCAGCGCGCAACGGCGGAAATGGTCAAGAAGCAGAGCGTGGAGATGCTGACACTCCTCGCAGCTAAGCAGGAGGAGCTGAAGATGGAGCTGCAGAAAACTCTCGAAGTTGAGGGACCGGTAAGGAGAGACTACCTCTTTCTTCCTACattcattgattttatttactttttaatttgttgtggggttttgttcttttgttttattttattttattttatttttttttaatattacttatctCTTTTTCCTCAGCCTGTTTCAAGTTCCGCGAAAGTGTCAGAACACAACGGTGTGTCCCATGCCGGGATGTTACCGATGGGGACACCACCCACTGTGGACGCCTCCCCAGAAGACATGACATGTGACCAAGAAGACCTGTTACAGGAGGCCCTGCAGGAGGTGCTGCAGATAGCGGCGGTGGTCCGTCCTACTTCCCCTCAACCGCCATCTTGCCGCAAGCATGAGCTTTTCCCCAATGCCTCCGTCTTTACGGCCATTGACCATCAGGTGATAAAGGTGAGTGTATGCCAGGTCATTATGCAGGAAAACGTTTGGCAGATATAAACATCTAAACAATATGACAAACCTAACTAGCGAGAGATTCCTTTACGACGAACCTTACTTGGCAGTTTTAGTGTTACTATTTGTATAAGGGTGTAGGGAACACCCCGATCCAATACAGCTTTGATGACTGGGATACATgaaaaattgctttcaaaacTTCGGAgtcaaaatgttattaaaattttcttgtttccccACGCACTGTAGGTAGCAGAGGGAGAGCAGCCGACGTACACAGACCTGATGAGGCAACTGACAGAAAACCTTGTTAGTGATCTCGAGAAAGTTCGGTGAGTCACGATACGTACAACTGAAGTTTGCgctttacaggaaaaaaaaactacatcgaagtttttggtgtattttatcaaagtaaataaaaagaactatgctggttttctttatttctagcGCCATCTATCGCTGGATCACGGTGAAAGACCTTAACGTAATGGaatttgcagacgacattgagGCCGAGTCGCCCATGGGGCTTTTGAGAGGCATCAAGTTCGGCACGGAGACATATCATGTGCTGTTCATGAGGCTGTGCAGGTTAGCCCAATACTTATACTGAAGAAACGTACCTCCTATGTGTTAAAACATggctaaaataattattatttgcagaGTACTGTGGCAAAAATTTAGATTGGATGTATCGAATTTTGCAGTTCATTATTTTTGCTACAAGCGATATACTGTACAagatttcatttacattttgtgttaaGTAATTGAAGATCCATTTTGTATTAAGTTGTGAAGCTTTACTCGCCCGAgagttaaagatatttaaagaaaattttacacTTTGCCAATTTCATTGAAACGTGCATTCAAGGTTAGAAATAGTCTTGTGGAGATATAGTTTTCTCTAATAGTTGGCCACATATTAATATGATAAATGTACTATCTACTCCCTGCTACTCATCATTGTatactgttaatatttttcattgtaatTTGTATCACTGATCTGTTTCTTCTCCTGCAATGCCCTTGAATAAATTGACCAGTCAATTCATCCGTCTCTCAAAAACACACATAGAGCACACTCAACATCGTTTGAAAATGAATATTGATACATGTACATTGTTTTACGTTGTGAAGCTATGCCGGTCTGCACTGTGTGGAGATCAAAGGCCATTCAAAAAGCGTGGGGTACGAGCCAGGAATGAAGATTACACCTGATACCTTCCAAAACACCTGGAATGCTGTTCTCATTGACGGCGACTGGCGACTTATCCAGTGCAACTGGGGGGCTCGGTAAGAAGTGTTGTGATATTAGTCTGTACTCGTCCAGCCTCAATCGTTTACTTCACCTTTCCtcacattttcaaacaaatggCTTACATCGCTGGCGCCTGGATTTCTCTACAGTAAGGGGTTGGAATGTACTTGGAATTCGTGAAATATCCCGTCATTAAGAATCACACACGACTACTTCAGATAACATGCATGTTTTATATTCTGCTTACTACATTGTCgccttccttcttctttttatgGTTCTTCATACTCAATGACATCCTCTGTCTCtcagtcaaacaaacaaaaacacactgCTTTGTATTCCGCTTAAATGATGTTACAGCCTTTAAGAGTATGGTTTTCTTCTGCATGAAATAGAAGATTATCCACAAACTTAAAGGACGCTTTTCTTGCGTGTTTTCTTGTGGTCAAGAAAAACTAAGAGTTATGGTGTGAAGAAGATGGCGATTACTGTACTTTGTTTGCAGACATCTTGTTTTGAGTAAAGATAAAGAGGACACCGTGAAGAACAAGGACCATATCCGCTACCAGTACGATGAACACTACTTCCTCACTGACCCCGACGAATTTATTCAGGTGGATTTTTTAAGTCTCTGCACTAGGTAGGGAGAGGGTATGGACAGTTTGGGTGATCATTACGGGTGCTTATTTCTGTAAATGCATTGGAAGTTACTATCTATCATTCATCtggcattttatttatatcCAAGCCTATCATGTTAAAAGCATGCACAAAAGCGCAACAGTTCGTACAAAACTTTGCTAATAAACACAAACTATGTTCACTCTAGTTGGCTAATGAGCGGTTCTGATGTATCCTTCAACGGTTGCAGGAGTTCTGGCCTTACGACCCCAAATGGCAACTCCTGCAGAACCCGATAACTTTAGAGGAGTTCGAGGCCCTTCCCTTTGTCCGCTCCATCTTCTTCCACTACGGCATGCGCTTCGACGGCCACAAGATGGCGGTGGTGGACACGGACGAGAAAGGCGGTTGCAAGATCAGCATCAAGGTCCCGGAGGAGCACGAGAATGACCTGGTCTTTTACTACCAACTGCGCTTCGCCGACATGAAGGACCTAATGTTCAAGGGTGCCAGCCTGGAGCGGTTTGTCTTCCAGACTATGGTGGACAACACCGTTACCTTCAGCGTACACGTCCCCACAAAGGCTGACTACTTCCTGGAGATTTTCGCCAACAAGATCGACGAGTCCAGCCGAATTGAAGAGAACAATTCCAACATGGCGCCTTTCAAGCTTAAGTGCACTTGCAAGTTCCGGATCTCGTGCAAGACTTTGACAGGCAAGATGCACCCCCTGCCAAATTGCGCGGCTGGCGAGTGGGGGCCGAAGAAGGCAATGCGGCACTTCGGCATTGCATCCATATTGTCCGAGGGTGCCGCCGGGGAGGGTGAGAAAGTGGGCATCATCATGGCCGAGGACAGCTTCAAGCTGAGGTTCCAGTTGCCACGCCCTCTGCAGTTCCTGGCCAAACTGCGCATGAACCAGGTGGAGGAGAAGGTTTTGGACCGATTTGTCCATCTAACCGAGGAGGATGACGATCAGCTGACGATCAGTGTGACCTTGCCTCAGCAGGGTCAGTACGGGCTGGATATCTACGCCAAGCCCAAGACGGCAACGGAGACGAGCACACTGTCGCACGCCTGTAAGTATTTGGTGAACTGCACGCACGTAGCCAACCACGTCGATCTCCCCAAGATTCAGCCCGAGGGTCTTCGCAAAAACAAGTGGGGTCCCACGCCGGTCTTCGACAACTTCGACCTCAAGCTGCTGTCGCACAAGGAGCCCAAGATTCAGATGGGCGGTGGTGGGGGTAACAGGTGCACGGTGGAACTGCACGTGCCGCAGAAAGTGCAGCTATCTTTTCAGTTCCTGCGCGAGCCTGACGAGGACAACCGGGAGTACGTCACGTACGTGCGCGATCCGGCCAATTCCACCACCGTAAAGTACCACGTGACGCCAGCTAAGGCCGGTAATTACATGTTGTGTCTGTACGCTCGATACGAGGACAGTCAGGACAGATCGTTTACTAATGTCTACAATTACCTCGTACGGTACATGTCGGACTCCGCAGACGTGACTGCTGGCCAGAAGAGGTCCTCCAGCATCTTTGGCTTCTTCAAGAAGGATAAGGAAAGGGCAAGGACAAGGAAAAAACGAAGGACAGAGACAAA
Coding sequences within:
- the LOC112574324 gene encoding hillarin-like, with translation MATVSEENAAARGFRRLSAIFLPPQSNNNRCQRCKEVVYQQERMGPVHDVIFHKVLLPVPSVRPVPDLKNYWSNQVKGDDPEIYCNTHVPRIGGSGMSHEALGIRQAMQAQLDISSAAAARVAKIRHPDVAPSVDGEAMAIRSALSAQKTSQYGRQLHTSNIDAEALHIKGAMDAQRLQRRYQRKLDKHHFPPHIAKKREELFDAQKRLEARLREEEDELFKTFHEERQSAKTAISREIDQEWEQRLQELTNKYVTEKKKKMKDTDRKLMTVQFENEKQNLEKTMTLKREKITKTATLRLREREQRATAEMVKKQSVEMLTLLAAKQEELKMELQKTLEVEGPPVSSSAKVSEHNGVSHAGMLPMGTPPTVDASPEDMTCDQEDLLQEALQEVLQIAAVVRPTSPQPPSCRKHELFPNASVFTAIDHQVIKVAEGEQPTYTDLMRQLTENLVSDLEKVRAIYRWITVKDLNVMEFADDIEAESPMGLLRGIKFGTETYHVLFMRLCSYAGLHCVEIKGHSKSVGYEPGMKITPDTFQNTWNAVLIDGDWRLIQCNWGARHLVLSKDKEDTVKNKDHIRYQYDEHYFLTDPDEFIQEFWPYDPKWQLLQNPITLEEFEALPFVRSIFFHYGMRFDGHKMAVVDTDEKGGCKISIKVPEEHENDLVFYYQLRFADMKDLMFKGASLERFVFQTMVDNTVTFSVHVPTKADYFLEIFANKIDESSRIEENNSNMAPFKLKCTCKFRISCKTLTGKMHPLPNCAAGEWGPKKAMRHFGIASILSEGAAGEGEKVGIIMAEDSFKLRFQLPRPLQFLAKLRMNQVEEKVLDRFVHLTEEDDDQLTISVTLPQQGQYGLDIYAKPKTATETSTLSHACKYLVNCTHVANHVDLPKIQPEGLRKNKWGPTPVFDNFDLKLLSHKEPKIQMGGGGGNRCTVELHVPQKVQLSFQFLREPDEDNREYVTYVRDPANSTTVKYHVTPAKAGNYMLCLYARYEDSQDRSFTNVYNYLVRYMSDSADVTAGQKRSSSIFGFFKKDKERARTRKKRRTETNFLMSRQTSLTELNIHNQTLPHSTRLHTFFGACHCASNTTEAHPKAVLTYTCSMYYFIFYNDSLQIHNATGL